In one window of Gorilla gorilla gorilla isolate KB3781 chromosome 2, NHGRI_mGorGor1-v2.1_pri, whole genome shotgun sequence DNA:
- the CCR8 gene encoding C-C chemokine receptor type 8 encodes MDYTLDPSVTTVTDYYYPDIFSSPCDAELIQTNGKLLLAVFYCLLFVFSLLGNSLVILVLVVCKKLRSITDVYLLNLALSDLLFVFSFPFQTYYLLDQWVFGTVMCKVVSGFYYIGFYSSMFFITLMSVDRYLAVVHAVYALKVRTIRMGTTLCLAVWLTAIMATIPLLVFYQVASEDGVLQCYSFYNQQTLKWKIFTNFEVNILGLLIPFTIFMFCYIKILHQLKRCQNHNKTKAIRLVLIVVIASLLFWVPFNVVLFLTSLHSMHILDGCSISQQLTYATHVTEIISFTHCCVNPVIYAFVGEKFKKHLSEIFQKSCSQIFIYLGRQMPRESCEKSSSCQQHSSRSSSVDYIL; translated from the coding sequence ATGGATTATACACTTGACCCCAGTGTGACAACAGTGACCGACTACTACTACCCTGATATCTTCTCAAGCCCCTGTGATGCGGAACTTATTCAGACAAATGGCAAGTTGCTCCTTGCTGTCTTTTATTGCCTCCTGTTTGTATTCAGTCTTCTGGGAAACAGCCTGGTCATCCTGGTCCTTGTGGTCTGCAAGAAGCTGAGGAGCATCACAGATGTATACCTCTTGAACCTGGCCCTGTCTGACCTGCTTTTtgtcttctccttcccctttcagACCTACTATCTGCTGGATCAGTGGGTGTTTGGGACTGTAATGTGCAAAGTGGTGtctggcttttattacattggcTTCTACAGCAGCATGTTTTTCATCACCCTCATGAGTGTGGACAGGTACCTGGCTGTTGTCCATGCCGTGTATGCCCTAAAGGTGAGGACGATCAGGATGGGCACAACGCTGTGCCTGGCAGTATGGCTAACCGCCATTATGGCTACCATCCCATTGCTAGTGTTTTACCAAGTGGCCTCTGAAGATGGTGTTCTACAGTGTTATTCATTTTACAATCAGCAGACTTTGAAGTGGAAGATCTTCACCAACTTCGAAGTGAACATTTTAGGCTTGTTGATCCCATTCACCATCTTTATGTTCTGCTACATTAAAATCCTGCACCAGCTGAAgaggtgtcaaaaccacaacaagaccAAGGCCATCAGGTTGGTGCTCATTGTGGTCATTGCATCTTTACTTTTCTGGGTCCCATTCAATGTGGTTCTTTTCCTCACTTCCTTGCACAGTATGCACATCTTGGATGGATGTAGCATAAGCCAGCAGCTGACTTATGCCACCCATGTCACAGAAATCATTTCCTTTACTCACTGCTGTGTGAACCCTGTTATCTATGCTTTTGTTGGGGAGAAGTTCAAGAAACACCTCtcagaaatatttcagaaaagttGCAGCCAAATCTTCATCTACCTAGGAAGACAAATGCCTAGGGAGAGCTGTGAAAAGTCATCATCCTGCCAGCAGCACTCCTCCCGTTCCTCCAGCGTAGACTACATTTTGTGA